CGTTCTCGTCGCTCTCGATGGCGTCGTCGAGCGCCGCGAGCGCGTCCTCGACCGCTTCGTCGTCGCGTTCGGCCTTCACCTCCGCCAGTCGCTCGCGCTGGTTCTCCTGTACCGCCTCGTCGACCCGCAGGGTCTCCGGTTCGGTGTCCTCTTCGACGGTGTAGGCGTTGACGCCGACGACGACCTCCTCGTCGGCCTCGACGCGCTGTTGGTACTCGTAGGCCGAGTCCTGTATCTCCCGGTGGAAATAGCCCTCGTCGATACCGGTCAGCACGCCCTCGCGCATCGACCCGTCGCCCAGCTCGCGGATCGCCTCGATGTATTCCATCGCTTCGGCCTCGACCTCGTCGGTCAGCGCCTCCACGGCGAAGCTACCGCCGAGCGGGTCGACGATATCGGCCGCACCAGACTCCTCGGCGAGGATCTGCTGGGTGCGCAGGGCGACCCGCACCGCCTCTTCGCTGGGTAGTGCGAGTGCCTCGTCGAAACTGTTGGTGTGGAGACTCTGGGTGCCGCCCAGCACGCCCGCGAGCGCCTGGATCGTCACCCGAACGACGTTGTTCAGCGGCTGCTGGGCGGTCAGCGACTGCCCGGCCGTCTGGGTGTGGAACTTCATCGCCTTGCTCGCGTCGCTCTCGGCGCCGTACCACTCTTCGATCAGCCGCGCCCAGATCCGCCGGCCCGCGCGGAACTTCGCGACCTCCTCGAAGATGGCGTTGTGCGAGTTGAAGAAGAAAGACAGCTGCGGGGCGAACTCGTCGACGTCCATCCCCCGCTCCTCGCAGGCCTCGACGTAGGCCAGCCCGTCGGCCAGCGTGAACGCGAGCTCCTGGATCGCGGTCGACCCCGCTTCGCGGATGTGATAGCCCGAGACCGAGATCGGGTTGAACTTCGGCGTCTGTTCGACGGCGAACTCGACGGTGTCGACGACGATATCCAGCGAGGGACGGGGCGGCACGACCCACTCTTTCTGGGCGACGAACTCTTTGAGCATGTCGTTCTGGAGGGTGCCGCGGATC
This DNA window, taken from Halosimplex litoreum, encodes the following:
- a CDS encoding acyl-CoA mutase large subunit family protein — its product is MFDDDDLAAIRESREQWEAERLDPVLDGYGERSERFATVSNHEVDRLYTPDDVADLDYDEDLGFPGEPPYTRGVYPTMYRGRTWTMRQFAGFGTPSETNERFQYLIDEGQTGLSTAFDMPSLMGLDSDDPMSDGEVGREGVAVDTLRDMEIIFDGIDIGEVSTSFTINPSAPVVYAMYVAIADQQGVPREEIRGTLQNDMLKEFVAQKEWVVPPRPSLDIVVDTVEFAVEQTPKFNPISVSGYHIREAGSTAIQELAFTLADGLAYVEACEERGMDVDEFAPQLSFFFNSHNAIFEEVAKFRAGRRIWARLIEEWYGAESDASKAMKFHTQTAGQSLTAQQPLNNVVRVTIQALAGVLGGTQSLHTNSFDEALALPSEEAVRVALRTQQILAEESGAADIVDPLGGSFAVEALTDEVEAEAMEYIEAIRELGDGSMREGVLTGIDEGYFHREIQDSAYEYQQRVEADEEVVVGVNAYTVEEDTEPETLRVDEAVQENQRERLAEVKAERDDEAVEDALAALDDAIESDENVMPTIVDAVEAYATMGEIMDRFEAHHGSYRESISIA